In the Primulina tabacum isolate GXHZ01 chromosome 15, ASM2559414v2, whole genome shotgun sequence genome, CATGATATCATGACGACATGCATTataatgcataatatgattattgAAGATGAAAGGGAATTGAATGTGCTAGTCACAGATTATCGCGAGTCACCCATCCCAGATGTTGAAATGGCACGTGATGAGCATGCCCGATTTCAAGAGTTTCTTGCACGCCATcgtaaaataaaagataaattgGCTCACTATGCACTCTGAGATGCTCTTATTGACCATTTGTGGGAGGAGTACAGTAATTCGGAATATTAGTAATTTTAATGGTCAATTTGTGTGTTGTTATTTAAATCATATGTGTCGTTTATGTTTGTCTTGATATCTATTTTATGTCCGTATGATAATGTTGTCTCTTGTTTGCAATTTgatgaaaaaataaatgtattgtTTTTAATATATCGAGTCGAATACACATGTAGATGTGTCATATTTAGCGAATTAATTAAGTttagttaaataatatattatgaaattaattaattatatgtgtgtgtatgtgtattcgaaaatgaaataaattaaaaaaagaaagtatttggtaatatttagaggatatgagttgaaaatgaataaattaaagaaatagagtatttggtaatatttagaggatatgggttgaaaatgaaataaattaaataaacagcgtatttggtaatatttagaggaTATGTGTTGGAGAAGGTTTTTGAAAATAGAGATCCATCATGGTGGATCTCTATTTTAGAGGATAGAGGATGAAAAATAGAGGATATGGATTGGAGATGACCTAAGAGCGATAGattacattattttttattttttaaaaggaGAGATTACGTTATTGTTCGTTCATACTTCatattattttctataattgttacatttatttattactttattatttattaaatgcgTAAGTATCgaattttcttttatatttacATAATCCCCGAtcatttaaatcttttaatcaGATACAAGCGACTCAGCAGCctgaaaagtaatttttttaattattaatttacgCACTATCGTGTGTTCATTTGTTTAATTCGTCACTATAAGATAAAAGTGCACTTGGATTAAAGAATTTGAAGTTATATATTACAAATTCTTTTTAATTGATTGGTATGAATTTTTATGTTTGGTGAATTTTAATTCCAATCATTTGTTAGTTTGTACAGATGCCATGATAATTGTGACATATTTGAAATGCTCTCAAGATAAACAAACGTACGTGAATTCAAATCACTCttttcatatcaaatcttttccACTCAAATGCAGCCTAAATTTATATCCAATTCTTAATAGGCATGCTTAATAGTTCATCGGTTTCGGTCCGATTCCAGTGCTGACGAGTCAGGACTGGATCAAACCATTTGAAAACTGGTTCCATTTACCTTGGAAACAATTCCAACCGGAAGTCTGATTCAGTATCACAAGACCAATTCTGGTCCGGTTTCCGAAcccacattttttttttatttttttatttgcttTATGAATAGAaaatatgtatttgtataactTTTTCCGAATATTAAAGagtattatatttataattaaaaacaatatcaaaaaattaaatattcatttattgaaatttcaaattctgacaaaaaaaaaaaaaaaatctcaatttTCTTCACAATCATAATCAACCAAAATTGTATCTATGATCTCCAGTTACCCGGTTGCATGTTGAGAAGACCGACTCGGACGCTACATTTGAGCACTGAAATGCTAATACATCTTTTGCAGTTGATAATAAgagtatatattttctttccacGATTGTAAAATGTCGCCAAGTTATCCcctatttgaaaattatgattaaAAAAGAATTGCAATTCATTTGATGTATTTGTGGACActgcttttttttttgtatcCTAAGGTCTATAAAAAGTTAATTCCGCTTGATTTTTCGGGCGAACTTTCTTCCGACGCTTACTCCTTACTTGATACATGTTCACtagaatataatttaaacattttcAGACGAGAATGCATAGTTGACACCATCTTAGCATCAACACTATTCTTCAGAATTTTACCATaatattcaaataatatttctATCGACTCGTGACGTTGAAGTGGGTCTGGTAAAGTTAATAAACAATGCAAAAATGAGATTACCTCATGATATGTTTTAAACTTCTCTTCCACGTGTAATACAAATGGTGACAAAATCTTAAACCTCATCATCTTTATTTTCAACAAATTtataaaacatattaaaaataaaataaatgaaaaaagagTGGCAGAGTAATGAATATTAGAAAATTATTTAGCAGCATCTTTAAATATTTCTAACAAAAAAAGTATATTTAGCAATAAAATCTCAATCATTTTCTTCATGTTGAAAAGAAGACAAAGTAATCAAATTATAAAACGAATTAAGCAAATctttatatgatattattgtaaTAAGCAAATTATAAAGAAAGTTCCAAAGAGTTTCAATGTAGTAATAAAAAGTTTATGTATAACACTATTACTTTAACATAAATGTATAACTtttttacaatatatttttttgacgGATCAATTTACcgcaaaatttgaatttttctgtcgaaataaaattattatcgGAGAAACCATGCttaacacattaattaattatatgacATACACATCTAACATGAAATTATTCACCATCTAACATCGGTTTGAGAATGTCTTTAATTGTCTTATCACAACATTATTGTTTGATGCATTATCAAATGTGATGAACACGATTTTATTCTCGATATGACAATATATGCAAATATTTATGATGTGTAACCAATATGTGTTTTGTCTAAAAATTTCAATACTAAAATCTTTTTTTACAAACACCAATGACATGTAATGACAAGATAAGATTCATTTTTAGTAGTATTTTAAATATCGATCGTCAATCTAACTTtacaattaattttaaaaagatggccaactaattattttttattccttGTAAGTTTGAAGACAATATTTCCTAAGTGTACGTATGCctcaaaatattaataaaaatgattCAATGGTGGTGATATATATGACAAAACCATAATTCTCACAAATAAGAAAATGTGGTTTGCATCTAGCCGCAAATCTGACAAAACTCTACCAGAACTTTTAGTAgttattataaattttgatCTAATTATAGGATTTAATTTTTGTTGGGTTGATTCTCTATCACGTGGTTATAAAGTCtatttatcaaaattatgtTTTAAATCAAATGCATTTTCAATGTTCcgagacaaaaacttgtgtgagacagtctcacggtcgtattttgtgagacggatctcttatttgggtcatttatgaaaaatcattactttttatgctaagaatattactattcattcatgaaaaagtattactttttatgctaagagtattactatttatgctaaaagtattactttttattgtgaatataggtagggttgacccgtctcacagataaagatttgtgagaccatATCATAAAAGACATACTCATGTTCCCGTGCCACCAGTTTTATAAGCATAAGAGATTTTCATTATTTACAAATTCTGACAAAATCATCGGTGCTTTATATTTCTTGTATTTCAAAGTGATcccaaaatttttatttgttttgtgCAGCTAAAAGCTCTACTCTCGACTGTTCCGGTAATTATCCTAATTGAATCAATTGCATCTCCCATTCTCCCGTCGTCATCAGCCAAATGTTCTTCTTCATTTTGGCCATCAAATTGTAACACCCTAAAACtataaatgaattttttttatattaacacgattttataattaaatatttacaataatgaAAATTGATTATATTAGAGGAGTTGTAACGTCAATGACCAACTAGAAAATAAATTATCTTCATATAtatttcatgattttatgactatcatgaaacaaatatttaattactacATGTTATAAATGCATTCTTACAGATTCAACAAACTAAAAAAAGATAAAAGATTATTTGAGCTCGAGAATGACATATGTGATATTTTACATCATTAGCCCTTATGATCTAATGCAATAATGAAACTACATATGCTAATGATGTGTTTTGACTCGTTTACTGACTTCATGAGGTTCATCAAGTGACAATATTGAGTGTAGTTACGAAACATATAGGAATCAATGTATTGTAGTAGAGGATTCATCGCTCGTCTGCGAGCGTAAATATCCTATGTTATCTATTGCTATCATAGTGCAAGAAATCTCTTGTCAGAGTAAGGTATGTGTTTTAGGAAAATGAAGTTTCCTAATTGCACATGTGATGCTGCTTTGAAACTCAAAGATACTTcacatgataatcaaatttatatACAACTTTTGATGTACCAATGATTAAAGATTCGATcgaaatatatattatgaaaaGATTATACTACACgttaacataattaatttgttCTTATAGACATTATCAGTGATATTAATGAACACGTGGAGAAAAACGTTGACAAAAAGAGCTCTCTCTCACCCTCTTATTGGCAGCTCACCCAATGGGAGCTCATGAAACCGCCAAAGTATGAGCTTCACGTggaatgtcacgccccgagcccggATCCGGGACCGCGGCTGCGTGACTGTACAATgagcccctatagcaactatttcgtattcgtcctcgcttttaCGAAAACGATTAAGGTTACTATAGAAGTCCATTTatataactatatatatattttttataagcTTAAATGCAACAAGCACCAGTGGTCGAGTGGTAGAATAGTACCCTGCCACGGTACAGACTCGGGTTCTAGTCCCGGCTGGTGCATTATGATAATCAGGCTTGCTATGATGATAGCTGCGCCATAATCGCCGACGGGTTGGGTCTGTCGCAACATCTGCTCGCGGATGAAATTTGGCGTTGCTGAGCTCTCcctgataatttttttttcctgagATGGAGATAATCGGGCAGACACTCATCATTATTAAATTACAtcattattaaattataaagttTTCTGAATACCTAGGCCAATTGTTTTTGCAAGACAATAGACAGAAAAACCCTTGACAAAACTTGTTGCCTTTAGTCCAGAtttcatttgaaaattttacatCTATCTTCAGCCTAAATGTAAAGATAAAAAAACAGAACCGcaccacaaaaaaaaaataagaagagcAAAGTGCATCACAAGGGACATTGGTCATTAGTcaattgaattgttttacagCTTCCACAACTTTTTTGTTGCTACAAGAATCTTCTCCTTCCTAGGCGATTCTGATTGTTCTTCGTGTATAGACACCCTCCATCTTACGGCTCGAGAAATGCGATCTACTTTGTCTATTGTTTCTGGGGAATCCCGGATGATAACTGTGCCTTCTGGGCGCAAAATTCTATCCATTTCGACCATCAAATCCACAAGGTTACACCTGCTAAATGGAGTCTATGTCGTCAAACTGGTACAAAACTTCAAATGATTATATATACTGATATTAAAACAGATTCCATTATCTTAATCTATATTGTTACTAAGATCTCACACTAGACTGATTATTGTCAAGGTTAGTGTAAGAACCGAATGCATGCTATTGCCATAGAAACTATAACTCTTAGAGGCAGCATAGTTCAAATATTGTAGATCGTATAGTAACTCAAAAGCCAGTGACCGTGACAAATGTTGCTCTGCTCAATAATCTTTCATAATAATTGCTCCGATGTGCACGTCTTTGGAATTGAACATGGGACCATGGCTCCAATACCATGCGTCAAAACATGTCTCCTGCTATATAAAAACTACAGATGGTGGCGGCAGTGCAATTCAAATTTTAGAAGGTGTACGGTAACCCAAACGAACATATTGCAACTATTAAGGATAACAGGGATTTTTTTGCATTTATGGCAAGATCCTATGACCTAGTTTGATGCTAACAACCATGGCTGCAAGTGGTGCAGCCAAGTTtgatatgaaaaataaaaaaagagcgAAAATCAGCGCACCTGTCCTTTCCAGAACTGGGATCCTTTGTAAGGGATTCTATATCAGTTACATGAATCAGATCATATGTTCGAGGATATGTCGAAAAAGGCTCACACCTGAGAGCAACAGCCACAGACAAACTTCAGCAGTTAAAAATATGTGATACAATGCGAAGCTATTATTtgaacacatatcataatccAAAAAGATTATTATTTCATAGAAAGAACCTTTACTACTTGGCCAACAATATATGTTAGCAAGCAGCACATACTATCATATATTTGATGAATTTGGGAATGAACAAGTACTAGAGAGACGTTAGAAATGAAAACTGGGCAATGTCTACCCACCAATCATGATAAATTCCAATTAGTCCTCGATCATATATAACATCAAGAGTAGTAGGTTTATGAGCTGGGACAACATTCATCACCCAAACAGGATCAGATATTATTGCAGCGGCAAAACCTCCGAAGAAAGCGTTCATATCCATGACATTTCTAATTGACGGAGTACCGAGTTTTAGATTTAGTGAATTCTTGTAGTGATTAACTCTCTTTTCCCATTTTTGGCTGTCAGCCTCAAACAAATTGATCCCATTTTTCACAACATTCGCTCTGGAAGGTGCTTTTGTCAATCTCTCTGGCCATTTTGGAATCATCCCAATAGAATAATCTCCATTGGACAAAGATATCCTGCTCACGCATTTCTTCAATTTAAAATACCTGAAATTTCAAATAGTTAAGCCTAAATTATGTTCTTGCCATATAAAGGGATGGTACATGCTTatttaatgattttaaaaaataatgaattgcAACACATATTATAGCGTACCATGCAAGATTAGGGTTATCAGATACGTTGCAAATGTTGAttccaaatttatttttattcagagGACATAAACTGTCAGTAGGCTTTTTCCAAATGGCTGTGTTTCCATTAACGATAATAAGCTCATAACACAAAGATCTAGCAACTGCCTGAAGATCAGCCCATTCCTTTTCCTCTTTAGACCATCTAACTGGAGGGCCAGATATGACTAGGTTGCCTCCTGGGCGAAGCAACCGATCCACTTCAAGAAAATATGCTGCATCTGAAAAGTCACAAGTATTTTGTGTTACTAAAGAAAATTCTTGGATTTATAGAACCTTGATTTGAGACAGAGTTTCTTTACAAGACTACTCTAACTTACCATAGGCAGTGAAAGGAATTAGGCATCTTGAACAATGCACAAGATCAAATGAGAAACCAGGAAAGGGCAGTCTATGAGTTCCTAACATGGCGATAAATGCTGGTACTCCTCTTTCAAGAGCAAACTGAATCTGAGCTTTGTGCGAATCTCTTGGAGCAAAAGAAAGAGTCAACATGTTTTCGTTAAGCATGTATCCGCCGAAACTAGCAACCTACAATAAGAATGACtgctgaaaattttaaaatatcattcattGTTAAGATCAGATTGGGAACAGGATAGAAAATTGTACCCCACATCCCATATCAAGAGCTGTTCTTAAATCTCCACTGGCAATGGGGATATACTTTTTAAGTTTCTCGATGTACTGAACTGCTCCATCAGGAAACATTGTGCCTCCACCAGGGAATATGAAATATGGACCTTCCTTTTTCATCCACCCTTGGTGACCTTTTCGATCAGCAATTTTATCATAGGGCATGTTATCATGCCATATCTGCATATCAACTCTGAGTAAAACGAGAATTCCAAGAATACATATCTCACCACTCTAGAACAActatttcaaataatattcCAATCTTTTGTTCTATTTACATTCGTAAATACAAGTAATATTGAAGTTATCTTTACTTCATTTTAGAATAAGGGTCATTCAACTGCATAAACAGATCTCACAAGTCGCGGATACAAAGCATGGAAACTAGCAACTCTAAACATCCTAACTGGATAGACATATTTTTGAAAGTGTATGTAGCAAAAGCAATGAATCTTTGATTAATTAGACTCATAAACAAGTAATTCTGTCAAGTGAGTAATCCTTGCATTACATTTCCATATCAGGAGATTCCAAACAACATTTtatcaatcaataattacatCGTGAGACGCTACTCTTTAGTAGATAATTTAAATATGTTCATAAGCAAAGTATTCAAAAACCCCATGACAATTTGCACCATTTTTTAAACGCAAAATGgatttttcaataaaatttaaaatttctagGTCCATGCCTAGTATAGAAAGACCTCACAACAAATAAAAGGTACAGAAACTATCGCCAAACATTTTAAACGAGCATAAAAACTAGTATCAATACTTAGTAATATCCAAGTCTAAATAGGAGGAATGAGTGGAAATTGGGAATTTACAAACACTAAACCAAAAACACAAGCATTTCACTTTACTAAAAGCCACGCAAAGCAATTTATCACCATCTCATAAACTCAAATTAAGAAGTAAGAACAGAACTCATGCTAATGTGGTAATCACTTGCCAAATCATTGAAAACTCACTTATTTACTACGTTATCCACCTTCAACTACAGCGCGCAGACGTCTGGGCAGAACAGACAACCCAGAAACAACTGAAAATGCACATCATACGTAGGTTAATCTCAAGCTCAACACACacaaaaattctaattttttagAACTCAACTCACTGCATAAGCTAAAAAATAACTATAAACTCAACCAAGCCAATACTTGAATCTGTCTGTATAATAAATGGAATCAACCAATTAAGCAACAAAGGACAATCATTTCACCTTGTGCAAACTCTCCGGCCATTGCACTGAAACACGGTATCCCCGAGGGGGAGGGATCAAGCACAACAGCGTCTCCTCCACCGGCGGGCAATGCCTCTCCCGATAGAAATTCATCTCCCTACTCAGCTTACTATTGAGTCTAGGATCCTCACAGGGCACGTGATCCACCATTTCAGCAGGGCAAGAATCGATCTTCACTGCCTGCCGGCCAAGCTCCACCTGCGCCGCCAGCTTCGCACGTTGGCGCGGATCTGAATCCGACGAAGGAAGAAGCTTCTGGTCCCTCGGCGCCGCGAGTGAGCCACCCAGTGGAGTGAATACTACCAGGTAAAAGAGAAACGCTGCTCCGAAAAACGCGGCGCTGATTATGTTCCGCAGACGCCATTGCCGCACATTTCTCTGCTTCGAAGACAGAAGATTAGGATGGCCCATTATTTTGTTCACCACCAAGTTCCTTTCTTGGACAAGAACCGAGCTTCAAGATCTCATTTTACGCATTCGCATACACATGTAACTGCGTGTACGTACGCTATCCTTCTTGAATCTGTAGCAGAATTCAGAACAAATGCGGACTGCTTTTCGATGATTTCACTCAGAAAACTCGTCCGACGGAGTGATTTTTGATAATTTCAGGGACGGCGGGGGAGTGTATCGCTAAAGTTTAACGTACATATCAAAGAAAATCAACAAACCGTTACTTTACGCGCGCTTCCTTTGGGACTCGGTTGAAGTATCGACCCCATATTCATATCAGATTGAATTAAAGCAGCTTGCCACCGTATGTGTAATTTAGATAAAATTTAGGtaaaatgtaattattaaaattaacaCGAATACTATGATATTTCATTATTATCCGTGTCACATGTCAATTTTGTAACAtctttcatgcaataataaattattagcTATAATGTTGCGATATCGCATACCAATTTAGTCGGTAGCAGATGTTGTTAACAAGTTTTTAGAACTCCCTTCGATAACATAGGAGGCTCGAGATTAATTCAAAATCTAATCGTGCCGGATTCTTTACGAACGAGACATCATCTTATTTGTTTCTTCTTTCTTAAATTTGTTACAAGTTCCATCTGATTATATTCTTTTCTTAGAATCAAGGTATGTGTCCTTTCATCAATGGATATTGCTGCTATCCATGTCGTTTTGTGGGCTATGGATATACGACTCTAAGATTTTACGAAATGAGTTCATAATCTGTCTTGTGAAATTGATTAAATGAATCACTGAAACTCCTCCCTCTAGGAGATGTATCCTCATCGCCGGCAGACATATCGATCCACGAGTACAAAGAAATGCCAGAGATAcacaatttttgaaacttcatTGATTCATATATTACATACACTGATCTAGCCATCTTTAAATATTCTTGGTAAGTTGGATGCAGAGAGGTTTGGGAAACGCGAGGCCGGGTTTCCGGATGATGCTTCCTTCTTTGGTTATTTTCCAGCTCTATCGAGTGACCATGTAATGGATGAAGATGGCCAGCTGCAGCT is a window encoding:
- the LOC142528031 gene encoding putative pectin methyltransferase QUA3 isoform X2 produces the protein MGHPNLLSSKQRNVRQWRLRNIISAAFFGAAFLFYLVVFTPLGGSLAAPRDQKLLPSSDSDPRQRAKLAAQIWHDNMPYDKIADRKGHQGWMKKEGPYFIFPGGGTMFPDGAVQYIEKLKKYIPIASGDLRTALDMGCGVASFGGYMLNENMLTLSFAPRDSHKAQIQFALERGVPAFIAMLGTHRLPFPGFSFDLVHCSRCLIPFTAYDAAYFLEVDRLLRPGGNLVISGPPVRWSKEEKEWADLQAVARSLCYELIIVNGNTAIWKKPTDSLCPLNKNKFGINICNVSDNPNLAWYFKLKKCVSRISLSNGDYSIGMIPKWPERLTKAPSRANVVKNGINLFEADSQKWEKRVNHYKNSLNLKLGTPSIRNVMDMNAFFGGFAAAIISDPVWVMNVVPAHKPTTLDVIYDRGLIGIYHDWCEPFSTYPRTYDLIHVTDIESLTKDPSSGKDRCNLVDLMVEMDRILRPEGTVIIRDSPETIDKVDRISRAVRWRVSIHEEQSESPRKEKILVATKKLWKL
- the LOC142528031 gene encoding putative pectin methyltransferase QUA3 isoform X1, giving the protein MGHPNLLSSKQRNVRQWRLRNIISAAFFGAAFLFYLVVFTPLGGSLAAPRDQKLLPSSDSDPRQRAKLAAQVELGRQAVKIDSCPAEMVDHVPCEDPRLNSKLSREMNFYRERHCPPVEETLLCLIPPPRGYRVSVQWPESLHKIWHDNMPYDKIADRKGHQGWMKKEGPYFIFPGGGTMFPDGAVQYIEKLKKYIPIASGDLRTALDMGCGVASFGGYMLNENMLTLSFAPRDSHKAQIQFALERGVPAFIAMLGTHRLPFPGFSFDLVHCSRCLIPFTAYDAAYFLEVDRLLRPGGNLVISGPPVRWSKEEKEWADLQAVARSLCYELIIVNGNTAIWKKPTDSLCPLNKNKFGINICNVSDNPNLAWYFKLKKCVSRISLSNGDYSIGMIPKWPERLTKAPSRANVVKNGINLFEADSQKWEKRVNHYKNSLNLKLGTPSIRNVMDMNAFFGGFAAAIISDPVWVMNVVPAHKPTTLDVIYDRGLIGIYHDWCEPFSTYPRTYDLIHVTDIESLTKDPSSGKDRCNLVDLMVEMDRILRPEGTVIIRDSPETIDKVDRISRAVRWRVSIHEEQSESPRKEKILVATKKLWKL